The following proteins come from a genomic window of Sorghum bicolor cultivar BTx623 chromosome 3, Sorghum_bicolor_NCBIv3, whole genome shotgun sequence:
- the LOC8075337 gene encoding uncharacterized protein LOC8075337: MGAGAQEDEEETTMVAEGGVREEEQAAAEGAGEEEQLGQGGGGEGEGEGEGEGGCGEEKAAAVMSCSICLDTVVAGGEERSTARLQCGHEFHLDCIGSAFNAKGIMQCPNCRTIENGNWLYANGSRSSQDVNNDEWGYDDLYDHGHSELATFVPLRIQWCPIGRLELPSLFEEVESSAPATFNDFTGQFNSEPMAPVPATPHPGPYLAYFQPAPPPASSSTHVAERTMDGAAYHDHWNTMAGLSDVRRPWAYYSQPNNDNGIAEQQGLPLGAMRVGGVDSESQQRGSLPSFYGNGSGRPRIPSVPPMAPQFIRAHGNLIDQFQQTSSSLFAGSQQSGGMRPLGAVGPSVPPPENTSFCLFPPASSGPSTMEAEDVRANQFYAWERDCLAPYPLMPVNNEGTWWSSSQQQPPQGAPEPAASAPRRLSGQWIGGVGRLPPSENRSPDDSPFRPLHIPRM; this comes from the exons ATGGGCGCCGGCGCCcaggaggatgaggaggagacAACCATGGTGGCGGAGGGAGGAGTCAGAGAGGAGGAGCAAGCGGCGGCGGAGGGCGCAGGAGAGGAGGAGCAGTTGGGGCAGGGTGGAGGGGGTGAGGGAGAGGGCGAGGGCGAAGGCGAGGGCGGGTGCGGGGAGGAGAAAGCTGCGGCGGTGATGTCGTGCTCGATCTGCCTCGATACGGTGGTCGCCGGCGGCGAGGAGAGGTCCACCGCGAGGCTGCAGTGCGGTCACGAATTTCACCTCG ATTGCATTGGTTCAGCATTTAATGCCAAAGGAATTATGCAATGCCCCAATTGTCGCACAATTGAGAATGGGAATTGGCTTTATGCAAATGGTTCCCGATCATCACAGGATGTAAACAATGATGAATGGGGTTATGATGACCTTTATGATCATGGTCACTCAGAGCTGGCAACCTTTGTG CCTCTTCGCATTCAGTGGTGTCCTATTGGGCGCTTAGAACTTCCATCCTTATTTGA AGAAGTAGAGTCCTCAGCTCCAGCTACTT TTAATGATTTCACGGGGCAATTCAACTCTGAGCCCATGGCACCAGTACCTGCCACACCTCATCCTGGTCCATATCTAGCTTATTTTCAGCCTGCCCCGCCACCGGCATCATCAAGCACCCATGTCGCTGAGAGAACAATGGATGGTGCTGCATATCATGATCACTGGAACACTATGGCTGGGCTATCAGATGTCAGACGACCCTGGGCGTACTATTCTCAACCCAACAATGATAATGGTATAGCTGAGCAGCAAGGACTCCCTCTGGGGGCAATGAGAGTTGGAGGGGTTGATAGTGAAAGCCAACAACGAGGATCTCTCCCCTCATTTTATGGAAATGG gtCTGGAAGACCAAGGATCCCAAGTGTTCCTCCAATGGCACCACAATTCATAAGAGCGCATGGAAACTTAATTGATCAATTCCAGCAGACTTCTTCTAGTTTGTTTGCTGGGTCACAGCAATCAGGAGGCATGCGTCCATTGGGAGCTGTTGGGCCTTCTGTGCCACCTCCGGAGAACACCTCCTTTTGCCTGTTCCCACCAGCTTCATCAGGCCCCAGTACGATGGAGGCCGAGGATGTCAGAGCAAACCAGTTCTACGCCTGGGAGAGGGATTGCTTGGCTCCTTACCCGCTGATGCCTGTTAATAATGAAGGTACCTGGTGGAGCTCTTCACAACAACAGCCCCCTCAAGGTGCACCAGAGCCTGCTGCATCTGCTCCAAGGAGGCTGTCTGGGCAGTGGATTGGTGGCGTTGGCAGGTTGCCACCATCAGAGAATAGATCGCCAGATGACTCGCCCTTCCGTCCATTGCACATCCCTCGGATGTAG
- the LOC110433651 gene encoding uncharacterized protein LOC110433651 produces MPRRGKSSKPSYGRTTGSPYIHKPLPSGVPVPMCFCGDPCKVEISEDEETYRQRYWMCSNFAWEPTPKQRRSNFITPPPLCDFEQWIDTEIKESDKRLLQGLKEWDAERAEILEKRRREEAQKREHKEEEERRRVAAAREEREKKLERVRRAKAAMDENPDAQRKGK; encoded by the exons ATGCCACGTCGTGGAAAAAGTAGCAAACCAAG CTATGGCCGGACGACCGGGAGTCCGTACATCCACAAGCCGCTTCCTAGCGGTGTTCCAGTACCTATGTGCTTTTGTGGTGATCCTTGCAAGGTAGAAATTTCGGAAGACGAGGAAACCTATCGGCAGAGGTATTGGATGTGTTCGAATTTTGCCTGGGAGCCTACGCCAAAACAACGCCGCAGTAACTTTATT ACCCCTCCACCATTGTGTGATTTTGAGCAGTGGATCGACACTGAGATTAAGGAGTCCGACAAGCGGCTTCTACAAGGCCTAAAGGAGTGGGATGCAGAGCGTGCAGAGATATTAGAGAAGAGACGTAGAGAGGAGGCTCAAAAGAGGGAGcacaaggaagaggaggaaagaAGACGTGTTGCTGCGGCTCGGGAGGAGAGGGAAAAGAAGCTTGAGCGTGTGCGCCGAGCGAAGGCAGCGATGGATGAGAATCCAGATGCCCAGAGGAAGGGAAAGTGA
- the LOC110433652 gene encoding serine/threonine-protein phosphatase 7 long form homolog codes for MTVTLQDTQKILGLSVRGRPVIGHCRPDGWRVRVEAFLGRPLPPEAPTQRTTGVPIAWLRQSFGDTASWMYLPCLTDWDTTGTYSWASGVLAYLYRSLCEACRRTAMGNPHHRPTFAHLWDQAKVAFSRTSRAYVQYANELDTLRPSMVNWEPYTANDALHLGVSSMCSEDEDLYLMICPLICFYAVEWHLPNRVARQFGLCQQWPVPPFDTSVELHKIDRQKQKKTVEFQTLHRQYIEVWDQFHDNLYENEQPHTNYNFRAYLTWYLGVTRTRLKIQWTQEDYAYLESSEDEDTSYDLVARQGTLIEAAPVLDRVGNAIKQSVLDIERFPRTGVDEHTLNNFLGVST; via the exons ATGACTGTTACACTCCAGGACACTCAGAAGATCCTGGGTTTGAGTGTTAGAGGTCGTCCAGTTATCGGACACTGCAGGCCCGATGGTTGGAGGGTCAGAGTTGAGGCCTTCCTTGGAAGACCACTTCCTCCGGAGGCACCGACGCAGCGCACCACTGGGGTACCAATTGCTTGGCTTAGGCAGAGCTTTG GGGACACTGCATCGTGGATGTACCTCCCGTGCCTCACTGACTGGGACACCACAG GTACTTACAGCTGGGCATCGGGAGTGCTGGCTTACCTATACCGTAGCCTTTGTGAGGCGTGTCGTCGGACCGCAA TGGGCAACCCTCATCACCGTCCGACGTTTGCCCATCTTTGGGACCAGGCCAAAGTCGCCTTCAGCAGGACTTCACGTGCGTACGTACAGTATGCCAATGAGCTCGACACGCTTAGGCCCTCCATG GTGAATTGGGAGCCGTACACGGCGAATGATGCGCTGCATCTTGGAGTAAGCAGCATGTGTAGCGAGGATGAAGACTTGTACTTGATGATCTGCCCTCTGATTTGCTTCTATGCTGTTGAGTGGCACCTTCCAAATCGAGTAGCCCGCCAATTTGGCTTGTGCCAGCAATGGCCTGTCCCTCCATTTGATACTTCCGTGGAGCTGCACAA GATTGATCgtcagaagcaaaagaagacagTTGAGTTTCAAACGTTGCATCGTCAGTACATAGAGGTGTGGGACCAGTTTCATGACAACCTCTACGAAAATGAGCAACCACATACCAACTACAATTTTCGTGCATACCTTACTTGGTAcctaggtgttacacgaacaagGTTGAAAATTCAGTGGACCCAAGAAGATTATGCGTACCTTGAATCATCTGAGGATGAGGACACTTCCTATGACCTAGTAGCACGACAAGGGACACTTATCGAGGCAGCACCTGTCTTGGACCGAGTG GGAAACGCAATCAAGCAATCTGTACTTGACATCGAACGGTTTCCAAGAACAGGTGTAGACGAGCACACACTAAACAACTTTCTTGGAGTAAGTACTTGA